Proteins encoded in a region of the Pseudomonas sp. GOM7 genome:
- the hutU gene encoding urocanate hydratase has product MTKFRDTEIRAPRGTTLTAKSWLTEAPLRMLMNNLDPDVAENPKELVVYGGIGRAARNWECYDKIVESLTNLNDDETLLVQSGKPVGVFKTHSNAPRVLIANSNLVPHWASWEHFNELDAKGLAMYGQMTAGSWIYIGSQGIVQGTYETFVEAGRQHYAGNLKGRWVLTAGLGGMGGAQPLAATLAGACSLNIECQQSSIDFRLRSRYVDEQATDLDDALARIAKYTAEGKAISVALLGNAAEILPELVRRGVRPDMVTDQTSAHDPLNGYLPIGWTWAEYKDRAATDPAGVVKAAKQSMAVHVKAMLDFQKMGVPTFDYGNNIRQMAKEEGVSNAFDFPGFVPAYIRPLFCRGVGPFRWAALSGNPEDIYKTDAKVKELIPDDAHLHRWLDMARERIAFQGLPARICWVGLGQRAKLGLAFNEMVRSGELSAPVVIGRDHLDSGSVASPNRETEAMQDGSDAVSDWPLLNALLNTASGATWVSLHHGGGVGMGFSQHSGMVIVCDGTDEAAARIARVLTNDPGTGVMRHADAGYQIAIDCAREQGLNLPMIG; this is encoded by the coding sequence ATGACCAAGTTCCGCGACACCGAAATCCGCGCCCCGCGTGGCACCACGCTCACCGCCAAGAGCTGGCTGACAGAGGCGCCGCTGCGCATGCTGATGAACAACCTCGACCCCGACGTGGCCGAGAACCCCAAGGAGCTGGTGGTGTACGGCGGCATTGGCCGCGCCGCGCGCAACTGGGAGTGCTACGACAAGATCGTCGAGAGCCTGACCAACCTGAACGACGACGAGACCCTGCTGGTGCAGTCCGGCAAGCCGGTCGGCGTGTTCAAGACCCACAGCAACGCGCCGCGCGTGCTGATCGCCAACTCCAACCTGGTGCCGCACTGGGCGAGCTGGGAGCATTTCAACGAGCTCGACGCCAAGGGCCTGGCCATGTACGGCCAGATGACCGCCGGCAGTTGGATCTACATCGGTAGCCAGGGCATCGTTCAGGGCACCTACGAGACCTTCGTCGAGGCCGGTCGCCAGCACTACGCCGGCAACCTCAAGGGCCGCTGGGTGCTCACCGCAGGCCTCGGCGGCATGGGCGGTGCCCAACCGCTGGCCGCCACCCTGGCTGGCGCCTGCTCGCTGAATATCGAATGCCAGCAGAGCAGTATCGACTTCCGCCTGCGCAGCCGTTACGTCGACGAGCAGGCCACCGATCTGGACGACGCCCTGGCGCGCATCGCCAAGTACACCGCAGAGGGCAAGGCCATCTCCGTCGCCCTGCTGGGCAATGCCGCCGAGATACTGCCGGAACTGGTACGCCGTGGCGTGCGCCCGGACATGGTCACCGACCAGACCAGCGCTCACGACCCGCTCAACGGCTACCTGCCGATCGGCTGGACCTGGGCCGAATACAAGGATCGTGCAGCCACCGATCCGGCTGGTGTGGTCAAGGCCGCCAAGCAGTCCATGGCCGTGCACGTCAAAGCCATGCTCGACTTCCAGAAGATGGGCGTGCCGACATTCGACTACGGCAACAACATCCGCCAGATGGCCAAGGAAGAGGGCGTGAGCAACGCCTTCGACTTCCCCGGTTTCGTCCCGGCCTACATCCGCCCATTGTTCTGCCGGGGCGTCGGCCCGTTCCGCTGGGCGGCGCTGTCCGGCAACCCGGAGGACATCTACAAGACCGACGCCAAGGTCAAGGAACTGATCCCGGACGACGCCCACCTGCATCGCTGGCTGGACATGGCCCGCGAGCGCATCGCCTTCCAGGGCCTGCCGGCGCGTATCTGCTGGGTTGGCCTGGGCCAACGCGCCAAGCTCGGCCTGGCCTTCAACGAAATGGTGCGGTCCGGTGAACTGAGCGCGCCGGTGGTGATTGGCCGCGACCATCTGGACAGCGGCTCGGTGGCCAGTCCCAACCGCGAGACCGAGGCCATGCAGGATGGCTCCGATGCCGTGTCCGACTGGCCGCTGCTCAACGCCCTGCTCAACACCGCCAGTGGCGCGACCTGGGTATCGCTGCACCACGGTGGTGGTGTGGGCATGGGCTTCTCCCAGCATTCGGGTATGGTCATCGTTTGCGATGGCACCGACGAAGCCGCCGCGCGCATTGCCCGCGTGCTGACCAACGACCCGGGCACCGGCGTGATGCGTCATGCGGATGCGGGTTACCAAATCGCCATCGATTGTGCCCGCGAGCAGGGTTTGAACCTGCCGATGATCGGCTGA
- a CDS encoding YjiH family protein yields the protein MSESLPLSGSVSRPRALARLLGYSLIGLLLFFVPFEIAGRSTILLDHAASALQQHARPLVIGVALLFMLYGALAPWLDGSWRRSLTHGVFSVLKVCGLLIGAAYLLQLGPQALYQPGMLPFLFDKLVLSLALIVPLGSLALVFLIGFGLLELIGVLMQPVMRPIWRTPGKSAIDAVASFVGSYSVGLLITDRMYQQGHYSVREAAIIATGFSTVSAPFMVIIAKTLGLMGQWNLYFWGAMAVTFAVTAISARIYPLSRLPSESPPEAQLQPGESRLGSAWRAGMQQASVAPSLGSALRETFVDGLRMTAAILPSILAVGLLGLLAAKYTPLFDALGVLLYPLTWLFGLDEPMQVARALSAGLAEMFLPAMLLKDADVLVKFVTAIVSVSSVLFLSASIPCVLATRIPLSLGHLLLIWLQRTLLSLLLAIPLAYLAQFLGWL from the coding sequence ATGTCTGAATCCCTGCCATTGAGCGGCAGCGTGTCGCGCCCACGTGCCCTGGCGCGCCTGCTGGGCTACAGCCTGATCGGCCTGCTGCTGTTCTTCGTGCCGTTCGAGATCGCCGGGCGCTCGACCATCCTCCTCGACCACGCGGCCAGCGCTTTGCAGCAGCACGCGCGGCCACTGGTGATCGGCGTGGCGCTGCTGTTCATGCTCTATGGCGCGCTGGCGCCCTGGCTCGACGGTAGCTGGCGCCGCAGCCTGACCCATGGCGTATTCAGTGTGCTCAAGGTGTGCGGCCTGCTGATCGGCGCCGCCTACCTGCTGCAGCTTGGCCCGCAGGCGCTGTACCAGCCGGGCATGCTGCCGTTTCTGTTCGACAAGCTGGTGCTCAGCCTGGCGCTGATCGTGCCCCTGGGCTCGCTGGCCCTGGTGTTCCTGATCGGCTTCGGCCTGCTGGAGTTGATCGGCGTGCTGATGCAGCCGGTGATGCGGCCAATCTGGCGCACGCCGGGCAAGTCGGCCATCGACGCCGTGGCGTCCTTCGTCGGTAGCTACTCGGTGGGCCTGCTGATCACCGACCGCATGTACCAGCAGGGCCATTACAGCGTGCGCGAGGCGGCGATCATCGCCACCGGGTTCTCCACCGTCTCGGCGCCGTTCATGGTGATCATCGCCAAGACCCTGGGCCTGATGGGCCAGTGGAACCTGTATTTCTGGGGCGCCATGGCGGTGACCTTCGCCGTCACCGCCATCAGCGCGCGCATCTATCCGTTGTCGCGCCTGCCGTCCGAGTCCCCCCCCGAGGCGCAGTTGCAACCCGGTGAAAGCCGCCTGGGCAGCGCCTGGCGCGCCGGCATGCAGCAGGCCAGCGTGGCGCCGTCGCTGGGCTCGGCGCTGCGTGAAACCTTCGTCGATGGCCTGCGCATGACCGCCGCCATCCTGCCGAGCATTCTCGCCGTCGGCCTGCTCGGGCTGCTCGCCGCCAAGTACACGCCGCTGTTCGACGCCCTCGGCGTGCTGCTCTACCCGCTGACCTGGCTGTTCGGCCTGGACGAGCCGATGCAGGTGGCCCGTGCCCTGTCCGCCGGGCTGGCGGAAATGTTCCTGCCGGCAATGCTGCTCAAGGATGCCGACGTGCTGGTGAAGTTCGTCACCGCCATCGTCTCGGTCAGCAGCGTGCTGTTTCTCTCCGCCTCGATTCCCTGCGTGCTGGCCACGCGAATTCCCCTGAGCCTGGGCCACCTGCTGCTGATCTGGCTGCAACGCACCCTGCTCAGCCTGCTGCTGGCCATTCCGCTGGCCTACCTCGCCCAATTTCTGGGCTGGCTCTGA
- a CDS encoding acyl-CoA dehydrogenase C-terminal domain-containing protein has translation MADYKAPLRDMRFVLNEVFEVSKLWAELPALAEVVDEDTANAILEEAGKVTAGSIAPLNRSGDEEGCSWDNGVVKTPAGFPEAYRTYAEGGWVGVGGSPEFGGMGMPKVIGAQVEEMVNSASLSFGLYPMLTAGACLSILNHASEELKAQYLPNMYAGVWAGSMCLTEPHAGTDLGIIRTKAEPQADGSYKVSGTKIFITGGEHDLTENIIHLVLAKLPDAPAGPKGISLFLVPKIMVNADGSLGEKNALGCGSIEHKMGIKASATCVMNFDGATGYLVGEVNKGLAAMFTMMNYERLGVGIQGLSLGERSYQSAIEYARERIQSRAPTGPVAKDKAADPIIVHPDVRRMLLTMKALNEGGRAFSSYVAMQLDTAKYSENKDTAKRADELVALLTPVAKAFLTDMALETTVHGQQIFGGHGFIREWGQEQLVRDCRITQIYEGTNGIQSLDLMGRKIVGSGGSFYKHFADEIKAFIASADASLAEFTQPLAAAVENLDELTTWVLEQAKNNPNEIGAASVEYLQVFGYTAYAYMWALMARAALGKEGEDEFYASKLGTARFYFARLLPRIHSLSASVKAGSESLYLLDAAQF, from the coding sequence ATGGCCGATTACAAAGCCCCCCTGCGCGACATGCGCTTCGTGCTCAATGAAGTATTCGAGGTCTCCAAGCTCTGGGCCGAGCTGCCGGCCCTGGCCGAGGTGGTGGACGAAGACACCGCCAATGCCATTCTCGAAGAGGCCGGCAAGGTCACTGCCGGCAGCATCGCCCCGCTGAACCGCAGCGGCGACGAGGAAGGTTGTTCCTGGGACAACGGCGTGGTGAAGACCCCCGCCGGTTTCCCCGAGGCCTATCGCACCTACGCCGAAGGCGGCTGGGTCGGCGTCGGTGGTTCGCCGGAGTTCGGCGGCATGGGCATGCCCAAGGTGATCGGCGCCCAGGTCGAGGAGATGGTCAACTCGGCCAGCCTGTCCTTCGGCCTGTACCCGATGCTGACTGCTGGCGCCTGCCTGTCGATCCTCAATCACGCCAGTGAAGAGCTCAAGGCGCAGTACCTACCGAACATGTATGCCGGCGTCTGGGCGGGCTCCATGTGCCTGACCGAGCCGCACGCCGGCACCGACCTGGGCATCATCCGTACCAAGGCCGAACCCCAGGCCGATGGCAGTTACAAGGTCAGTGGCACCAAGATCTTCATCACCGGCGGTGAGCACGACCTGACCGAGAACATCATCCATCTGGTATTGGCCAAGCTGCCGGACGCACCGGCTGGCCCGAAAGGCATTTCGCTGTTCCTGGTGCCCAAGATCATGGTCAATGCCGACGGCTCGCTGGGTGAGAAGAACGCCCTGGGCTGCGGCTCCATCGAGCACAAGATGGGCATCAAGGCCTCGGCCACCTGCGTGATGAACTTCGACGGCGCCACCGGCTACCTGGTGGGCGAAGTGAACAAGGGCCTGGCGGCCATGTTCACCATGATGAACTACGAGCGCCTGGGCGTCGGCATCCAGGGCCTGTCCCTTGGCGAGCGCAGCTATCAGAGCGCCATCGAATACGCCCGCGAGCGCATCCAGAGCCGCGCCCCGACCGGCCCGGTGGCCAAGGACAAGGCGGCCGACCCGATCATCGTGCATCCGGACGTGCGTCGCATGCTGCTGACGATGAAGGCGCTGAACGAGGGGGGGCGTGCCTTCTCCAGCTACGTCGCCATGCAGCTCGATACGGCCAAGTACAGCGAGAACAAGGACACCGCCAAGCGTGCCGACGAACTGGTGGCGCTGCTCACCCCGGTGGCCAAGGCCTTCCTCACCGACATGGCGCTGGAAACCACCGTGCATGGCCAGCAGATTTTCGGTGGCCACGGTTTCATCCGTGAGTGGGGTCAGGAGCAGTTGGTGCGCGACTGCCGCATCACCCAGATCTACGAAGGCACCAACGGCATCCAGTCGCTGGACTTGATGGGGCGCAAGATCGTCGGCAGCGGCGGCAGCTTCTACAAGCACTTCGCCGACGAGATCAAGGCCTTCATCGCTTCGGCCGATGCCAGCCTCGCCGAGTTCACCCAGCCACTGGCCGCGGCCGTGGAGAACCTCGATGAGCTGACCACCTGGGTACTGGAACAGGCCAAGAACAACCCCAACGAGATCGGTGCGGCCTCGGTCGAATACCTGCAGGTGTTCGGCTACACCGCCTATGCCTACATGTGGGCCTTGATGGCGCGAGCTGCGCTGGGCAAGGAAGGCGAGGACGAGTTCTATGCCAGCAAGCTGGGCACCGCACGCTTCTATTTCGCCCGCCTGCTGCCGCGCATTCATTCGCTGAGTGCTTCGGTCAAGGCGGGTAGCGAGTCGCTGTATCTGCTGGATGCTGCGCAGTTCTAA
- the hutI gene encoding imidazolonepropionase encodes MPMQSTAKQLWRDVQVFDGLTQLDEAMNLLVEDGCIAGLWPSRTFDEALAEGAVEAGRGGVMTPGLVDCHTHLVYAGNRAGEFEQRLEGVSYETIARNGGGILSSVRATRAASEDELIAASLPRLDALLADGVTTLEIKSGYGLTVADELKMLRVARRLGELRPVRVLTTLLGAHALPPEYAGRADDYVSLVCDEMIPAAARERLADAVDVFCEGIGFSPAQCERIYQAAQAHGLAIKAHAEQLSNLGGSALAASYGALSTDHIEYLDEAGVQAMAEAGTVAVLLPGAFHVLRETQLPPIDLLRQYGVPMAVASDANPGTSPICMPTLMANLACTLFRLTPREALAGMTTHGARALGLPELGRIAVGAPADLCLWDIQQPAELAYAVQAGRLRQRVFNGVVTYAR; translated from the coding sequence ATGCCGATGCAATCCACCGCGAAACAGCTCTGGCGCGATGTGCAGGTCTTCGATGGCCTGACGCAACTGGACGAGGCAATGAACCTGCTGGTCGAGGACGGTTGTATTGCCGGCCTGTGGCCGTCGCGCACCTTCGACGAGGCGCTGGCTGAGGGCGCTGTCGAAGCAGGGCGCGGCGGCGTGATGACTCCCGGTCTGGTCGATTGCCATACCCATCTGGTGTACGCCGGCAATCGTGCCGGTGAATTCGAGCAGCGCCTGGAAGGCGTCAGCTACGAAACCATCGCCCGCAATGGCGGCGGCATTCTCAGCAGCGTGCGCGCTACCCGTGCCGCCAGCGAGGACGAGTTGATCGCCGCCAGCCTGCCGCGTCTCGATGCGCTGCTGGCCGATGGCGTGACCACGCTGGAGATCAAGTCCGGCTACGGCCTGACCGTCGCAGACGAACTGAAGATGCTGCGCGTGGCCCGCCGCCTCGGCGAGCTGCGCCCGGTGCGGGTGCTTACCACGCTGCTCGGCGCCCATGCCCTGCCACCGGAATATGCCGGCCGCGCCGACGACTACGTCAGCCTGGTCTGCGACGAGATGATTCCGGCCGCTGCTCGTGAGCGGCTGGCCGATGCGGTGGACGTGTTCTGCGAGGGCATTGGCTTTTCCCCGGCGCAGTGCGAGCGCATCTATCAGGCAGCCCAGGCCCACGGCCTGGCGATCAAGGCCCATGCCGAGCAACTGTCCAACCTCGGTGGCAGCGCCCTGGCTGCAAGCTATGGCGCGTTGTCCACCGACCATATCGAGTACCTGGATGAGGCCGGTGTGCAAGCCATGGCCGAGGCGGGCACCGTGGCGGTGCTGCTGCCCGGCGCCTTCCACGTGCTGCGCGAAACCCAACTGCCGCCCATCGACCTGCTGCGTCAGTACGGCGTGCCGATGGCGGTGGCCAGCGACGCCAACCCCGGCACCTCACCGATCTGCATGCCGACGCTGATGGCCAACCTGGCCTGCACCCTGTTTCGCCTCACCCCGCGCGAAGCCCTGGCCGGCATGACCACCCATGGCGCCCGTGCCCTCGGGCTGCCCGAGTTGGGCCGCATCGCCGTCGGCGCGCCGGCGGATCTGTGTCTGTGGGATATCCAGCAACCGGCCGAACTGGCCTACGCGGTGCAGGCTGGGCGCCTGCGTCAGCGCGTGTTCAATGGAGTCGTGACCTATGCTCGCTGA
- the hutG gene encoding formimidoylglutamase — protein MLADRHSMAAWSGRTDPEADSARWHQRIQVLAEDSQPGLALLGFACDEGVRRNHGRVGAAAAPQSVRKALANLAWHRQAPAFDAGDVTCEDGDLEAAQTRLGQNVCALLDAGHLPLVIGGGHEVAFGSWSGLAEHLSGNPAPKIGIINFDAHFDLRDPAHVHSSGTPFAQIAEQCAARGWPFRYACLGVSRASNTLALFARAAELNVLVREDHQIRESTLESIGAELDAFTAECDALYLTIDIDVLPACEAPGVSAPAARGVRLELLEPLLERLKASGKLRLADLAELNPEHDIDNRTAKVAARLIHLLSL, from the coding sequence ATGCTCGCTGATCGTCACTCGATGGCCGCCTGGAGCGGTCGCACCGACCCGGAAGCCGACAGCGCGCGCTGGCACCAGCGCATCCAGGTGCTCGCCGAAGACAGCCAGCCGGGCCTGGCCTTGCTGGGCTTCGCCTGCGATGAAGGTGTGCGCCGCAACCATGGCCGGGTCGGCGCCGCCGCTGCGCCACAAAGCGTGCGCAAGGCCCTGGCCAACCTGGCCTGGCATCGTCAGGCGCCGGCCTTTGACGCCGGTGACGTGACCTGCGAAGACGGCGACCTGGAAGCCGCCCAGACGCGTCTCGGCCAAAACGTCTGCGCGCTGCTGGACGCCGGCCATCTGCCGTTGGTGATCGGCGGCGGGCATGAAGTGGCCTTCGGTAGCTGGTCGGGCCTGGCCGAGCATCTGTCTGGCAACCCAGCTCCTAAAATCGGCATCATCAATTTCGACGCCCATTTCGACCTGCGCGACCCGGCCCATGTGCACTCCTCCGGCACGCCCTTCGCGCAGATCGCCGAGCAGTGCGCCGCACGCGGCTGGCCGTTTCGCTACGCCTGCCTCGGCGTCAGCCGCGCCAGCAACACCCTCGCGCTGTTCGCCCGCGCCGCCGAGCTGAACGTGCTGGTGCGCGAGGATCACCAGATCCGCGAGTCGACCCTGGAGAGCATCGGCGCCGAGCTGGACGCCTTCACCGCCGAATGCGACGCGCTCTACCTGACCATCGATATCGATGTGCTGCCGGCTTGCGAAGCGCCGGGCGTCAGCGCGCCGGCCGCCCGTGGCGTGCGCCTGGAGCTGCTCGAGCCGCTGCTCGAACGGCTCAAGGCCAGCGGCAAGCTGCGCCTGGCCGACCTGGCCGAGCTCAACCCCGAACACGACATCGACAACCGCACCGCCAAGGTGGCGGCGCGGCTGATCCATCTGCTCAGCCTCTGA